One part of the Meriones unguiculatus strain TT.TT164.6M chromosome 13 unlocalized genomic scaffold, Bangor_MerUng_6.1 Chr13_unordered_Scaffold_67, whole genome shotgun sequence genome encodes these proteins:
- the LOC132651396 gene encoding zinc finger protein 431-like, whose amino-acid sequence MATVAEEKTLSLSWAWWVAAARVATRTLFLGAVAAVVFRLMDYFLVNALTYNHVHVNFTREEWALLDSSQRNLYKDVMLETYRNLTAIGNNWEDQNIEDHCQSSRRYAR is encoded by the exons atggctacagtcGCTGAAGAAAAGACGCTGAGcttgtcctgggcctggtgggtggCGGCGGCGAGGGTGGCGACCAGAACCCTCTTCCTGGGCGCAGTGGCGGCGGTCGTGTTTCGGCTAATGGATTACTTCcttgtg aatgctttgacATACAatcatgtgcatgtgaactttactcgagaagagtgggctttgctggattcttcccagaggaatctctacaaagatgtgatgctggagacttacaggaacctcactgctatag GCAACAATTGGGAAGATCAGAATATTGAAGaccattgtcaaagttctagaagatacGCAAGGTAA